One window from the genome of Pedobacter schmidteae encodes:
- a CDS encoding FAD-binding oxidoreductase, whose amino-acid sequence MDVRSNEPFWLVKNGIKHSYPSLREDIEADVLVVGGGITGALMAHALVKKGYNTVLIDRREIANGSTSATTSMLQYEIDTPLYKLKQLIGEQGAVASYLACRDAIYQLENLVQELKSTSGFEKKASAYFAGNKKDLKWLKTEYEARLLAGFDVKWLDKQQLHDIYGLVAEGAILSADGASVDAFCLTHDLLYHNVEKGLRVFDKTEMKKVKYEKEGIKVLLHTDAVVRARKIIYCTGYETQAMLPEKIVDLKSTYAMISEREDRHVAVCDQTLFWNTDEPYLYMRTTEDGRLLVGGEDVHFKNAFKRDLLLARKKDKLIRTLKKYMPDVPFMEDFCWCGTFGETKDGLPYVGTHPKFKDSYFLLGFGGNGITFSVIGADMIIRMMEGNPDLLSHYFRFQR is encoded by the coding sequence ATGGATGTTAGATCTAATGAACCTTTCTGGCTGGTGAAAAATGGGATTAAGCATTCGTACCCTTCTTTAAGGGAAGACATAGAAGCGGATGTATTGGTTGTTGGTGGAGGGATAACCGGGGCATTAATGGCCCACGCTTTGGTAAAGAAAGGATACAATACCGTATTAATAGACAGAAGAGAGATCGCCAATGGCAGTACGTCAGCAACAACATCTATGTTGCAGTACGAGATTGATACCCCCTTGTATAAGTTAAAGCAATTGATAGGAGAGCAGGGAGCTGTGGCCAGCTATCTGGCTTGCCGTGATGCCATATACCAATTGGAAAATCTTGTGCAGGAATTGAAATCGACATCAGGTTTTGAAAAGAAAGCGTCTGCTTATTTCGCTGGTAATAAGAAAGATTTAAAATGGCTTAAAACAGAATATGAAGCTCGTTTGTTGGCCGGGTTTGACGTTAAATGGTTAGATAAGCAGCAATTGCATGATATTTATGGTCTAGTGGCTGAGGGAGCTATTTTATCGGCAGATGGAGCAAGTGTAGATGCTTTTTGTTTAACCCACGACCTGCTTTATCATAATGTGGAAAAAGGACTAAGGGTGTTTGATAAGACTGAAATGAAAAAGGTAAAATATGAAAAGGAGGGGATTAAAGTATTGTTGCATACCGATGCAGTGGTACGGGCCAGAAAAATTATCTATTGTACCGGATACGAAACCCAGGCGATGTTGCCTGAGAAGATTGTGGATTTAAAGAGTACCTATGCTATGATTAGCGAAAGGGAGGATCGGCATGTGGCAGTTTGTGATCAAACACTGTTCTGGAATACTGATGAGCCCTATTTATACATGCGCACGACCGAAGATGGCCGTTTGCTTGTGGGTGGCGAGGATGTTCATTTTAAAAATGCATTTAAACGAGACTTATTACTGGCTAGGAAGAAAGATAAATTAATTCGAACCCTGAAAAAATATATGCCTGATGTGCCATTTATGGAAGATTTCTGTTGGTGTGGCACATTTGGGGAGACCAAAGATGGCTTGCCCTACGTGGGGACTCATCCAAAATTTAAGGACAGTTATTTTCTTCTCGGCTTTGGAGGCAATGGCATCACTTTTTCGGTAATAGGTGCCGATATGATCATTCGTATGATGGAAGGAAATCCGGATTTATTATCACATTATTTCAGGTTTCAACGTTAA
- a CDS encoding M28 family metallopeptidase, whose protein sequence is MKKCLLILCLIVPLKVLPQDITLTRTILDSLTAKTMWGRGYTNGGLDKAANYIEAQFQSYGLAPMDEISFKQPFTFPVNTFPGRMELQINGRPLVPGKQFIVMPESNGQVASTKLEQKDSSVFISSTNKIVLVLKDKLTWSVSNKQADYTGIEVLKTEVSNPETIDLNIENRFIPEFNAANICGIVKGSLYPDSFVVFTAHYDHLGGMGSETYFPGANDNASGVSFLLSMAQHYAANPAPYSIAFICFAGEEAGLLGSRHFTEQPLIDLKKIRFLINLDMVGTGETGITVVNASYHPKEFALLNQINDDHHYLPKINPRGKAANSDHYFFTEKGVPAFFIYTTGGIAAYHDVYDQPGTLPFTKYNDLFKLFIDFNSKLIR, encoded by the coding sequence ATGAAAAAGTGCCTACTCATTTTATGCCTCATCGTCCCGCTAAAAGTCCTGCCGCAGGACATCACGCTCACCAGAACTATTCTGGACAGCCTTACGGCTAAAACGATGTGGGGAAGAGGCTATACCAACGGTGGCCTGGACAAAGCGGCCAATTATATTGAGGCGCAATTTCAAAGCTATGGCTTAGCTCCGATGGATGAAATATCATTTAAACAACCATTCACTTTCCCGGTAAATACATTTCCTGGTAGAATGGAATTGCAGATTAACGGAAGACCGTTAGTTCCTGGAAAACAATTTATCGTGATGCCTGAAAGCAACGGTCAGGTTGCCAGCACCAAACTGGAACAAAAGGACAGCTCCGTTTTTATTTCCTCCACAAATAAGATTGTTCTGGTGCTAAAGGATAAACTAACCTGGTCGGTTAGCAATAAACAGGCCGACTACACCGGTATTGAAGTTCTAAAAACTGAAGTCAGTAATCCTGAAACTATTGACCTCAATATTGAAAACCGGTTTATTCCCGAGTTTAATGCGGCAAATATCTGTGGAATAGTAAAAGGTAGCCTTTATCCTGATTCTTTTGTGGTATTTACTGCTCATTACGACCATTTAGGTGGCATGGGTAGCGAAACTTATTTCCCGGGGGCCAACGACAATGCCAGTGGCGTATCATTTTTATTGAGCATGGCCCAGCATTATGCGGCCAATCCAGCCCCCTATAGCATCGCATTTATCTGCTTTGCAGGCGAAGAAGCCGGACTACTGGGCTCCCGGCATTTCACCGAGCAGCCGCTTATTGATCTAAAAAAAATCCGCTTTCTGATTAATCTGGATATGGTGGGCACAGGTGAAACCGGGATTACAGTCGTTAATGCGTCTTATCATCCAAAAGAATTTGCCTTGCTCAATCAGATTAATGATGACCATCACTACCTGCCCAAAATCAATCCGCGAGGCAAGGCAGCAAATAGCGATCATTATTTTTTCACGGAAAAAGGGGTTCCAGCCTTCTTTATTTACACTACCGGTGGCATAGCTGCCTATCATGATGTTTACGATCAACCAGGCACACTTCCCTTTACTAAATACAACGACTTGTTTAAATTATTTATCGACTTTAACAGCAAGTTGATCCGGTAG
- a CDS encoding YbaB/EbfC family nucleoid-associated protein: MFDKLMAAQQKADEIKKRLDTISVFGEVEGGAIRVTATANKAITAIEIDADFHKEADKEELEELLLTAVNKALNQAELVSATEMQAATKDMLGGLGGMFGQ, translated from the coding sequence ATGTTTGATAAATTAATGGCGGCGCAACAAAAAGCCGACGAGATAAAAAAACGCCTGGATACCATTTCTGTTTTCGGAGAAGTTGAAGGAGGTGCAATTCGCGTTACTGCGACAGCAAATAAAGCCATTACTGCAATAGAAATTGATGCCGATTTTCACAAAGAAGCAGATAAGGAAGAACTAGAAGAACTGCTGCTAACTGCAGTAAATAAAGCCTTAAATCAAGCCGAGTTGGTAAGCGCTACGGAAATGCAAGCCGCAACCAAAGATATGCTTGGGGGACTGGGTGGCATGTTTGGCCAATAG